From one Rosa rugosa chromosome 4, drRosRugo1.1, whole genome shotgun sequence genomic stretch:
- the LOC133742439 gene encoding uncharacterized protein LOC133742439, translating to MAMQKCVLKLPGLCARSKFRSGLLSKQIPQLKLHGTRALSEEGLRGSRSLKPTSASGSSQEHPLSLMETEYEKLRVEMKKMHSELVRHISESVKSNTSRQQEHKFSKMEFESDKVQKDFQNMIRDEIGEKFNKISQELAALGAEVEVIHNQTKLCSVASVFFIGTTIGTTICNLRWYNAMV from the exons ATGGCAATGCAGAAGTGTGTGCTTAAGCTTCCAGGCCTGTGCGCTCGTTCAAAGTTTCGCAGTGGCTTATTGAGCAAGCAGATTCCTCAGCTCAAACTCCATGGAACTCGTGCTCTG TCTGAAGAAGGGCTTCGAGGATCAAGGTCGTTAAAACCTACCTCCGCTTCTGGAAGTTCACAG GAGCATCCTCTTTCATTGATGGAAACTGAATATGAAAAGCTTcgggttgagatgaagaagatgCACAGTGAATTAGTGAG GCACATTTCTGAGTCAGTGAAATCTAATACAAGTCGGCAACAG GAGCATAAGTTTTCAAAGATGGAATTTGAATCGGATAAGGTTCAGAAAGACTTCCAAAACATGATCAG AGATGAGATTGGCGAGAAATTCAACAAAATAAGTCAA GAACTTGCTGCACTAGGTGCTGAGGTTGAAGTCATACACAATCAGACGAAATTATGTTCGGTGGCCTCAGTCTTTTTTATTGGGACTACTATTGGGACTACAATTTGTAACTTGCGATGGTATAACGCGATGGTATAA
- the LOC133743980 gene encoding serine hydroxymethyltransferase 3, chloroplastic yields the protein MQACSGAAVMGSVQQPTWLRGAAFPNRRLSISGFPHQVNLNFAKTARSYSNIQGSLVAGRPSSPASVHVPEFGDIGSSFVDNGLSEADPEVRAIIDKEKERQFKSLELIASENFTSRAVMEAVGSCLTNKYSEGLPGKRYYGGNEHIDELETLCQKRALDAFHLDGKKWGVNVQPLSGSPANFEVYTAVLNPHDRIMGLDLPHGGHLSHGFMTPKRRVSGTSIYFESMPYRLDESTGLVDYDMLEKTATLFRPKLIIVGASAYPRDFDYPRMRKIADAAGAFLMMDMAHISGLVAASVVANPFDYCDIVTTTTHKSLRGPRGGMIFFKKDPVLGVDLETAINNAVFPGLQGGPHNHTIGGLAVCLKHAQSAEFKAYQNQVVSNCRALASRLVELEYTLVSGGSDNHLVLVDLRPFGIDGARVEKILDMASITLNKNSVPGDKSALMPGGIRIGTPAMTTRGFTEKDFIATADYIHEGVRIAIDAKSKAPGSKLQEFLKHVATPEFPLIDRVSDLRTKVEALTTQFPMPGV from the exons ATGCAGGCTTGCAGTGGAGCTGCAGTTATGGGTTCTGTTCAACAGCCCACATGGCTTAGAGGAGCAGCTTTTCCAAATAGACGACTTAGCATTAGTGGATTTCCACATCAAGTGAACCTTAATTTTGCAAAGACTGCTAGATCTTATTCTAACATCCAAGGAAGCTTGGTTGCTGGGAGGCCATCCTCTCCGGCTTCAGTGCATGTGCCTGAATTTGGAG ATATTGGAAGCAGTTTTGTAGATAATGGCTTAAGTGAGGCTGACCCTGAGGTGCGTGCTATTATTGACAAGGAGAAAGAGCGGCAGTTCAAAAGCCTTGAACTTATTGCCTCAGAGAATTTCACTTCACGGGCAGTAATGGAGGCAGTTGGCTCATGTCTCACAAACAAGTATTCAGAAGGATTACCTGGGAAAAG GTACTATGGTGGAAATGAGCACATTGATGAGCTTgaaacactatgccaaaaaagggCCCTGGATGCATTTCACCTAGATGGAAAGAAGTGGGGCGTCAATGTTCAACCATTATCTGGTTCTCCAGCTAATTTTGAGGTTTATACAGCAGTTCTCAATCCTCATGATCGTATCATG GGTTTGGACTTGCCACACGGGGGACATTTGTCTCATGGGTTCATGACTCCTAAAAGACGGGTATCAGGAACATCTATTTATTTTGAGTCCATGCCTTACCGACTTGATGAATCTACAG gtCTGGTTGATTATGACATGCTTGAGAAAACAGCAACCCTATTTCGACCTAAACTCATTATTGTTGGGGCTAGTGCTTATCCTCGAGATTTTGACTATCCTCGCATGAGGAAG ATTGCGGATGCTGCTGGTGCTTTTCTTATGATGGATATGGCTCACATAAGTGGGCTTGTTGCTGCTTCTGTGGTTGCCAATCCCTTTGACTACTGTGATATTGTGACAACAACAACCCACAAG TCTCTAAGGGGTCCAAGAGGTGGAATGATATTCTTCAAGAAGGATCCCGTTCTTGGAGTTGATTTAGAAACTGCCATCAACAACGCTGTATTCCCGGGCTTACAG GGTGGTCCTCATAACCACACTATTGGGGGCCTTGCAGTTTGCTTGAAGCATGCTCAGTCTGCAGAATTTAAGGCTTACCAGAATCAG GTGGTCTCTAATTGCAGGGCTCTTGCAAGCCGATTGGTTGAACTTGAATACACACTGGTTTCTGGTGGAAGCGATAACCACCTGGTTCTTGTCGATCTGCGTCCCTTT GGCATTGATGGTGCTCGGGTGGAGAAAATTCTTGACATGGCTTCTATTACTCTTAACAAGAATTCAGTACCCG GTGATAAAAGTGCTCTAATGCCTGGTGGTATTCGCATCGGAACACCTGCTATGACGACACGAGGATTCACTGAGAAAGACTTCATAGCAACTGCAGACTACATTCACGAGGGTGTGCGGATAGCGATTGATGCTAAAAGCAAAGCCCCGGGCTCAAAGCTCCAGGAGTTTTTAAAGCATGTTGCAACCCCTGAATTCCCTCTAATTGATCGAGTTTCAGATCTGCGGACAAAAGTCGAAGCTCTTACCACCCAATTCCCGATGCCTGGAGTATGA